TATTGTAATCGTTAGTGCCCTGAtagaaatgtatgcaaaatgtggaagcatagacatggCACGTGAAATGTTTGAAAACATACCCcaaagaaatgtgatctcatggaatgcTATGATCTCGGGCTATGCACAAAATGGCTTTTGCAAGGATGCTCTCAAACTCTTTGAACTAATGAAGCACTCTGGAACACACCCTGACCATGTAAGCTTCACGTGTGTTTTATTAGCATGCAGCCATGTAGGCTTAGTGGAAGAGGGTTGTAAATACTTTAACGCCATGGGTGACTCTTACTATATCACTCCTACAATTGATCATTATATGTGTGTGGTTGATTTCTTTGGTCGTGCTGGTTATCTTGAGGAAGCTTTAAACTTTATCATCAAAATGCCGGTTAAACCTGTGGTCGTTGTGTGGACATGCTTGCTTGGTGCCTGTAAAGCGCATAAGAATATTGGTTTAGGAGTATTCACTGCAACTCTTCTTTTCGATCTGGATCCTAAAAATGCTAGAACTTATGTTCTTCTTTCAAACATCTATGCAGATGCGAAACGACGGCACGAGGTTCAATTGGTAAGGAAATTGATGAAAGATAGAGGAATTAATAAGGTAcctggatgtagttggattgaGGACCATAAGATGGTACATGTTTTCTGTGCAGGAGACAGATCACATCCACAGACAGATGAAATCTATGCAAAGTTGGAGAAATCATCTTGGGAGCTGAAGGCAGCAGGGTATGTTCCAGATTCAAAACATGTACTAAATGATGTGGAAGCGGAGGAAAAATAATTATTTCTTTACCACCATAGTGAAAAGTTAGCAATTGCATTTGGATTGATAAACACTCTCCCAGGAACAACTATTAGAATTGTCAAGAACCTTCGAGTATGTGTTGACTGTCACATTGCAACCAAGTTTATCTCCAAGATTGTTGGAAGACAAATTGTTGTGAGAGATGCTAACCGGTTCCATCATTTCAAACAAGGACAATGTTCCTGCGGAGATTACTGGTGATTCTAAAGGAAGCAATCCGTAACCATAGGCTTGTACTATAACGATGTGCACCTTGTCAGATCTGCAGTCATAAAGAATTGATGAGGTTTGATTTCCAGTTTCTAAGAAGTGCTATTTTCCAAGTATTTGGAAATGTAGACCAtgcttttttatttataaaatgagATCTATAGTATGCAATGTGCTTTTCTTCCTAATACTGGTGGTGGTGAGAATGAGAAAATGGGAAAAAATGCAGGAGTAATGAAACCAGTATGACCAGATCCTTGGATAACAGAGTGAGAAGGATTATGATCAACACAATGCTTTGAGGTGATGCGGAGAGTATCTCTTAGATAGTTTTTTAACCTCCAAAATCTGGCATTCGTATGTTTCTTTTGTCTCGGTTGATTGTATTATTTTGGGACTGAATTACGCATTGTATATGAAATGTATATGTTCATGTAGATTTTGTATTTTAAGGTTCCTTCACATCCCTCCCTTTGTGTGAGAGTTAATATGTTTTGTGGATTAAAGTTTTCaatcatttaatttaaatttattgtttttaatttagaaatatattattaatattacacactgaaaaataaaatcatcattttAATTTTTATAGATGTATAATGTCTGCAAAACTTTGCATAATAAAATTGATAGATTGATATTTAAGAGAAATGGATATTATTTCTATAAATAGAAGTAATATCATAACTTATATTCAATTTATATTTATGATATTAAATATTTGACATAATAAGATTCACAAATTGATATTAGTGAGAGAAGGATtctaatttaaagaaaataaaataagcgGTTGTTATGTCATTTAACTAAAATAAGCACTTGTTATCTCATTTGGGTCTAATAGGGACCATGGTCAACAATGGGAAGCACATGGTTTATTTGTAGATAAGGTTGTTTGAATAACACAAAAGTATTTGTTGTTACGCTATAAGTTGAAATTAAAGAATTCAAGAGGATGGAAACCTCGTACgaggatttaaaaaaaaacatgattAAAAAAATGTCCATAAGAGTGAAAGAACACTACATCAATATATCAGCATGAGTCAAATTGGATACTTTTTTCTTGTACTAAAAACtcaataaacataaaaaaaaaatacattgcaCATGACAAGATATAAGTTCAAGATATTGTTAATCGATTACATAGCAAATATTAGTGAAACCTAAATCACAACTATAGTAagtctcttcaattttttttgtttaaatttcaaTTGCTT
This genomic stretch from Cryptomeria japonica chromosome 8, Sugi_1.0, whole genome shotgun sequence harbors:
- the LOC131857499 gene encoding putative pentatricopeptide repeat-containing protein At3g49142, with the translated sequence MIAGYAQNGFAEKALETFKQMQFEVVNPDSTTLASTLPACAKMGALKQGKIIHQIIIESGFLSDIVIVSALIEMYAKCGSIDMAREMFENIPQRNVISWNAMISGYAQNGFCKDALKLFELMKHSGTHPDHVSFTCVLLACSHVGLVEEGCKYFNAMGDSYYITPTIDHYMCVVDFFGRAGYLEEALNFIIKMPVKPVVVVWTCLLGACKAHKNIGLGVFTATLLFDLDPKNARTYVLLSNIYADAKRRHEVQLVRKLMKDRGINKVPGCSWIEDHKMVHVFCAGDRSHPQTDEIYAKLEKSSWELKAAGYVPDSKHVLNDVEAEEK